Proteins encoded by one window of Leptolyngbya sp. FACHB-261:
- a CDS encoding EAL domain-containing protein, protein MLNQEYTYASMDTIVGGEQQVRHLLVIEYSQGKQIISLEESTYSIGRDPSNSIVLHSKEVSRQHATLLRLTNPKTTHYSFRIIDSNLQGKRSTNGLFVNGQRCFSHSLKHGDVVVFGGAIRAKYYIAQNLSNEEILQNCGPEDISGFLGTFSDSSQMLGLSNAELDNFDEAALLRLASFPELIPNPIFEILPSGELTYLNPATNRQFPDLRRMGLKHPILTGLLPIFESRKGKYFVREVEVGNQVFKQFVHCIYESDLIRSCVINITKQKRTEEALYRSETKNRAILNAIPDLMLQLSKDGTILEFKPAKDYNLSVPSSERVGKNLRDILPLDVAEQAIHYIKQALHTHETQVFEYQLALLDELRHYEVRIVVSSDHEVLAIVRNITERKQFEERLLYDALHDTLTGLPNRTLLMQRLAQVIEQTKEFKNQRFAVLFVDLDRFKFVNDSLGHILGDQLLIAISRRFETCLRAGDTVARLGGDEFAILLENINGSNDATCVAERIQEELALPFNLNNHEVFITASVGIVLETTNYEKPEELLRDADTAMYHAKSLGKARYNIFDQAMHARVLALLQLDNDLRRAVERQEFQVYYQPIVSLTTGRITGFEALARWQHPSKGMILPSEFIQLAEETGLIVPIGEWVLHEACYQASLWQARFPSPLTISVNLSGRQLTQPDLASKISQILQRTNLAPSNLRLEMTESVIMENTQLATDVLLQLKALDVQLCIDDFGTGYSSLSYLHRFPVNSLKVDRSFVNDIDTDAENCGIEITRTIMMLAHKLNIDVVAEGIETAEQLAHLRSLNCQYGQGYFFAKPLNIQAAEALLIDQPSW, encoded by the coding sequence ATGTTGAATCAGGAATATACGTATGCGTCTATGGACACAATCGTCGGTGGTGAGCAACAAGTTCGCCATTTATTAGTTATTGAATACAGTCAGGGCAAGCAAATTATTTCTCTTGAGGAATCCACCTATTCTATTGGCCGCGATCCTAGTAATTCTATTGTCCTACATTCAAAGGAAGTATCACGCCAACACGCGACTCTTCTCCGGTTGACCAATCCTAAGACGACTCACTATTCATTCCGGATTATTGATAGCAATTTACAGGGCAAGCGCAGCACTAATGGCTTATTCGTCAATGGCCAGCGCTGCTTTTCTCACAGCTTAAAACATGGAGATGTCGTCGTCTTTGGAGGTGCGATTAGGGCTAAGTATTACATTGCCCAAAATTTGTCTAATGAAGAAATCTTACAGAACTGTGGGCCTGAAGATATTTCTGGGTTTTTGGGCACCTTCAGCGATTCTTCTCAAATGCTAGGACTTTCGAACGCTGAGCTAGACAACTTCGATGAGGCAGCTCTGCTGCGCCTAGCCTCTTTTCCAGAACTCATTCCCAATCCGATCTTTGAGATTCTTCCAAGTGGCGAGCTTACCTACCTCAATCCAGCAACCAATCGGCAATTTCCAGATCTAAGACGGATGGGATTAAAGCATCCCATTCTCACAGGCTTGTTGCCAATTTTCGAGAGCAGGAAGGGCAAGTATTTTGTTCGAGAGGTTGAAGTTGGCAATCAAGTCTTTAAGCAGTTTGTTCATTGCATCTACGAAAGTGACTTAATCCGTAGCTGTGTGATTAACATAACCAAGCAAAAGCGAACTGAGGAAGCCTTATACAGAAGTGAAACCAAGAACCGAGCGATTTTGAATGCCATCCCTGATTTAATGCTTCAGCTCAGTAAAGATGGAACTATTTTAGAGTTTAAACCAGCTAAAGACTATAACTTATCTGTCCCATCCAGCGAACGGGTCGGCAAAAATCTCCGCGATATTCTGCCCTTGGACGTGGCGGAGCAAGCTATCCACTATATTAAGCAAGCACTACACACCCACGAAACTCAGGTTTTTGAGTACCAACTAGCGCTTTTAGATGAGTTACGCCACTATGAGGTGCGCATTGTCGTAAGCTCTGACCATGAAGTGTTAGCCATCGTGCGTAACATTACCGAGCGCAAGCAATTTGAGGAGAGATTGCTCTACGATGCCCTCCACGATACACTAACAGGCCTTCCTAACCGTACTCTGTTGATGCAGAGGCTAGCTCAGGTCATCGAGCAAACGAAAGAATTTAAAAATCAACGCTTTGCTGTGCTATTTGTCGACCTAGATCGCTTCAAGTTTGTGAACGACAGCTTGGGGCATATCTTGGGCGATCAACTTTTAATTGCAATCTCTCGTCGTTTCGAAACTTGCTTACGAGCTGGAGATACTGTCGCTCGGCTAGGTGGCGATGAGTTTGCAATTCTGCTGGAAAATATTAACGGGTCAAACGACGCGACCTGTGTTGCCGAGCGGATCCAAGAAGAACTGGCCTTGCCATTCAACTTGAACAACCATGAGGTCTTCATCACAGCTAGCGTTGGCATTGTTTTGGAAACAACTAATTACGAAAAGCCTGAAGAGTTGCTGCGTGATGCGGATACAGCCATGTATCACGCTAAATCTTTGGGCAAGGCACGTTACAACATTTTTGACCAAGCTATGCATGCTCGAGTTCTAGCACTCCTTCAGCTCGACAATGACTTGCGGCGCGCCGTTGAACGCCAAGAATTCCAGGTTTATTATCAACCCATTGTTTCTTTAACAACTGGTCGGATTACAGGTTTTGAAGCCTTGGCTCGCTGGCAGCATCCTAGTAAAGGTATGATTCTGCCCAGTGAATTTATCCAATTGGCAGAAGAAACAGGATTGATCGTACCGATCGGTGAGTGGGTACTTCATGAAGCCTGTTATCAGGCTAGTCTGTGGCAAGCCCGTTTTCCATCTCCCTTAACGATTAGCGTTAATTTGTCAGGTCGGCAACTCACACAACCGGATCTCGCTAGCAAGATTAGCCAAATTCTCCAGCGGACAAATCTCGCTCCCTCTAACTTGAGATTAGAGATGACCGAGAGCGTGATCATGGAGAATACACAGCTTGCAACTGACGTGCTACTGCAATTGAAGGCACTGGATGTTCAGTTGTGCATTGATGATTTCGGAACGGGCTATTCGTCTCTTAGCTATTTACATCGTTTCCCGGTCAATTCTCTCAAAGTGGACCGTTCTTTTGTCAACGACATAGATACTGATGCAGAAAATTGCGGCATTGAGATCACCCGAACAATTATGATGTTAGCTCACAAGCTCAACATTGATGTGGTCGCCGAAGGCATCGAAACAGCTGAGCAGTTAGCCCATCTCAGATCGCTCAATTGTCAATACGGACAGGGTTACTTTTTTGCCAAACCCTTGAATATCCAGGCAGCTGAGGCTCTACTCATAGACCAACCCAGTTGGTAG
- a CDS encoding pentapeptide repeat-containing protein, producing the protein MRWFWCFLILMLLVFWSPESPALAQPSLTRLSLTPELLRDRVRHPLLRDGTPWIDLRQLEIDLRDTNRTLQEQFYTQLRARLLKADGALMGLDLSDSIIRGDLEQDRLGIRIPVFSQPDLATLSAQEQEQLARDRRRLSQLSRLSRTLLNDPDRLPQLDLTLIRGPLRLQRARITGRTRFVNTFFLEKLDATRARFEGGVDWSEARFSKPVSFAGAIFSSDLSFRSALFFASANWAGARFAGSVSFQGAEFQQSTSFARCYFQQATDWRRVRWQGNADFAGAQWLGPADFEASQFGQGAFFSDASFANLVSFRESQFAQPVNLRGAAIRSRADFSYALFAPGAYLNVSSLRFDPEQARIFGNPGEIGRHLQVPTLVGNDEVLRGLVRNFRDLEQIADANQIEYTSERLRAAKLWHQLVDVNINAATPQQLVSLGFNPVQVEAIMQSRRQAPFRKTTDLLNVREIDLAVIARLRNRLAVGEPLSWSQKLILALYWLWLQALLLLSEYGTDFWLAFGLGLLGLAYFALVFWAIDRLRLRASLPPASECIGVVSLASTLSTIALIIIFSRSATPGWMLDFCGLLTLPLPLWALLGTLRRPPPTALPEASYFVEDGSQRELHLQIGRLPIRPRFPWFRDRYLPLQLRNSWNWLNYFDLSLDNFFKISFNDLRLRDEQLPPLVALLVWYQWLLGLAYAVLLLWTLSRTIPGLNLFIYF; encoded by the coding sequence GTGCGTTGGTTTTGGTGTTTTCTGATCTTGATGCTGCTGGTTTTCTGGAGTCCTGAAAGCCCGGCCTTGGCCCAGCCTTCCTTAACCCGTCTGTCCCTGACTCCAGAACTGCTGCGTGATCGGGTGCGTCATCCACTGCTGCGTGATGGCACGCCTTGGATTGACCTGCGGCAGCTAGAGATTGACCTTCGAGACACCAACCGCACCCTACAGGAGCAGTTTTATACGCAACTACGGGCACGTCTGCTAAAAGCTGATGGCGCTTTGATGGGGCTAGATCTGAGTGATTCGATTATTCGGGGTGACTTGGAGCAGGACCGATTGGGCATTCGCATTCCGGTCTTCAGCCAACCTGATTTGGCAACCCTCAGCGCTCAGGAGCAGGAGCAGTTGGCGCGAGACCGCCGCCGCCTGAGTCAGCTCAGCCGCTTGTCTCGCACGCTCCTGAATGACCCTGATCGGCTGCCACAACTTGATTTGACCCTGATTCGAGGCCCTCTACGGCTGCAACGGGCTCGCATTACTGGTCGCACGCGTTTTGTCAACACCTTCTTCTTAGAGAAATTGGATGCCACCCGGGCGCGCTTCGAAGGCGGCGTGGATTGGTCAGAGGCTCGGTTCAGCAAGCCAGTCAGCTTTGCCGGAGCAATATTCAGTTCTGACCTTAGTTTCCGGTCGGCCCTGTTCTTCGCCTCAGCCAACTGGGCGGGGGCTCGGTTCGCAGGCAGTGTGAGCTTTCAAGGTGCAGAGTTTCAGCAAAGCACCAGTTTTGCTCGTTGCTATTTCCAACAGGCAACCGATTGGCGACGGGTACGTTGGCAGGGCAATGCTGATTTCGCAGGGGCGCAATGGCTGGGACCAGCAGACTTTGAGGCCAGTCAATTTGGTCAAGGTGCCTTTTTCTCGGATGCCAGCTTTGCGAACTTGGTCAGCTTTCGAGAGAGCCAATTTGCCCAGCCTGTGAATCTGCGCGGGGCTGCCATTCGCAGTCGGGCTGATTTCAGTTATGCGCTATTCGCCCCCGGCGCTTACCTAAACGTTTCTAGCTTGCGTTTCGATCCTGAGCAGGCCCGCATCTTTGGCAATCCTGGGGAGATCGGACGGCACCTCCAGGTCCCTACCCTGGTTGGCAATGATGAAGTTCTGCGCGGTTTAGTGCGCAACTTCCGCGACCTAGAACAAATTGCGGATGCTAACCAAATCGAGTACACCAGCGAGCGACTGCGGGCCGCAAAACTTTGGCATCAGCTCGTAGATGTCAACATCAACGCTGCCACACCTCAGCAGCTTGTATCTCTGGGCTTCAACCCCGTGCAAGTCGAGGCGATTATGCAGTCTCGACGCCAGGCTCCCTTCCGCAAGACTACCGATCTACTTAACGTCCGGGAGATTGACCTGGCTGTGATTGCTCGGCTGCGTAATCGTCTGGCTGTTGGTGAACCGCTCAGCTGGAGCCAAAAGCTAATTCTGGCCCTCTATTGGCTGTGGCTGCAAGCCTTGCTGCTCCTGAGTGAATATGGCACCGACTTCTGGCTGGCCTTTGGTTTAGGACTATTGGGCCTGGCCTACTTCGCGTTGGTCTTTTGGGCGATTGACCGGCTACGGCTACGAGCTTCCCTGCCCCCTGCTAGCGAATGTATTGGAGTTGTGAGTTTGGCCTCGACGTTGAGCACGATTGCCCTGATCATCATCTTCAGCCGTTCTGCAACGCCAGGCTGGATGCTAGACTTCTGCGGTCTTTTGACGTTGCCCCTACCGCTGTGGGCTTTACTGGGAACGCTGCGGCGACCACCGCCGACTGCTTTGCCAGAAGCTAGCTACTTTGTTGAAGACGGCAGCCAGCGAGAATTGCATCTGCAAATTGGCCGCTTACCCATTCGTCCTCGCTTTCCCTGGTTTCGCGACCGTTATCTGCCCCTACAGTTGCGCAACTCCTGGAACTGGCTGAATTATTTTGATCTGAGTCTAGATAACTTCTTCAAGATCAGCTTCAATGACCTACGCCTCCGCGACGAGCAGCTTCCCCCACTTGTTGCCCTTTTGGTTTGGTATCAGTGGCTCCTGGGACTGGCCTATGCTGTTCTGCTGCTGTGGACCCTGTCGCGCACGATTCCGGGCTTAAATCTGTTTATTTACTTCTGA
- the crtD gene encoding C-3',4' desaturase CrtD codes for MAKSREKVVVVGAGIGGLTAGALLAKRGYEVIIFDQALVPGGCASTFKRRGFTFDVGATQVAGLEPGGIHHRIFSELGVELPEATECDPACAVFLPGEREPISVWRDPERWRAERQRQFPGSEPFWQLLESLFTHSWAFQARDPVLPPRNLWDLGQLVQALRPDTLLTVPHTFSTVGDALAGYGLQDNQRLRTFLDLQLKLYSQVDASETALLYAATALGVSQAPQGLYHLQGSMQVLSDRLVTALETYGGKLLMRHSVEAIHTQQGQATGVGVRSQKTEDVWTEAADHVVANVTVQNLVKLLGEQAPQGYTQRVEKLPSASGAFVVYLGVEERAIPQACPPHLQFLYDYEGPIAENNSLFVSVSHPGDGRAPAGKATITASSFTDVAAWDRCLDYAAMKQCYTEKAIARLGQYFDLREENLVHVEAATPRTFAHYTAREQGVVGGIGQRVPTFGPFGFATRTPINHLWLTGDSTHPGEGTAGVSYSALTVVRQIEAQSTGL; via the coding sequence GTGGCAAAGTCGCGTGAAAAGGTAGTGGTGGTTGGCGCTGGTATCGGCGGACTCACAGCGGGAGCGCTGCTCGCTAAGCGTGGCTATGAGGTCATCATTTTTGATCAAGCGCTCGTGCCAGGCGGCTGTGCTTCTACCTTTAAGCGACGAGGCTTCACCTTCGATGTTGGGGCGACTCAGGTTGCCGGGTTGGAGCCGGGGGGCATCCACCACCGCATCTTCAGCGAACTGGGTGTAGAGCTGCCCGAAGCTACAGAGTGCGATCCAGCCTGTGCTGTGTTTCTACCCGGCGAACGGGAGCCAATTTCAGTGTGGCGCGACCCAGAGCGCTGGCGGGCCGAGCGGCAACGGCAGTTTCCTGGCAGCGAACCGTTTTGGCAACTTCTAGAGAGCCTGTTTACTCACAGCTGGGCATTCCAAGCTCGCGACCCGGTTTTACCACCTCGTAATCTGTGGGATCTGGGGCAATTAGTGCAGGCCCTACGCCCTGACACCCTGCTGACCGTGCCCCACACCTTCTCAACCGTGGGCGATGCTTTGGCAGGCTACGGCCTACAGGACAATCAGCGTCTGCGTACTTTTCTCGATTTACAACTAAAACTTTATTCCCAAGTTGATGCCAGTGAGACAGCTCTGCTCTACGCAGCAACAGCTTTGGGGGTTTCACAGGCACCACAGGGGTTGTATCACCTACAGGGTAGTATGCAGGTGCTCTCTGACCGTCTGGTTACAGCGCTGGAGACCTATGGTGGCAAGTTATTGATGCGCCATAGCGTTGAGGCTATCCACACTCAGCAAGGGCAGGCGACTGGCGTTGGTGTGCGTAGCCAAAAGACGGAGGATGTCTGGACCGAGGCGGCTGACCATGTGGTTGCCAATGTCACGGTGCAGAATTTGGTAAAGCTGCTGGGCGAGCAAGCACCCCAAGGCTACACGCAGCGCGTCGAAAAGCTACCGTCAGCTAGTGGGGCCTTTGTCGTTTATCTGGGTGTGGAGGAGCGGGCGATTCCACAAGCCTGCCCGCCTCACTTGCAATTTCTCTACGACTACGAGGGACCGATTGCGGAGAATAATTCTTTGTTTGTTTCGGTCAGTCATCCTGGCGATGGGCGAGCCCCAGCGGGCAAGGCCACCATTACGGCTTCCTCCTTTACCGATGTGGCGGCTTGGGACCGGTGCCTTGACTATGCCGCAATGAAGCAGTGCTACACCGAGAAAGCCATAGCACGCCTGGGTCAGTATTTTGACCTGAGGGAGGAAAATCTCGTGCATGTGGAGGCGGCAACACCACGCACCTTTGCTCACTACACCGCCCGTGAGCAGGGAGTCGTTGGCGGCATTGGTCAACGGGTGCCAACCTTTGGTCCTTTCGGCTTTGCGACCCGCACACCTATCAACCATCTGTGGCTGACCGGCGATAGCACTCATCCAGGAGAGGGCACCGCAGGCGTGAGCTACTCGGCGCTAACCGTGGTTCGGCAGATTGAGGCCCAGAGCACTGGGTTGTAA
- a CDS encoding DUF1643 domain-containing protein, whose amino-acid sequence MNTGATFDSTGHYRYNLWREWNEGPRLVFVMLNPSTANETKNDPTIRRCIGFAQAWGYGAVEVVNLFAYRSTRPEQLSRVADPIGPENDRYLLAAQERAQMLLFAWGNQGVLQQRHQAVLKLLRPRFQSCKPSYELGYCLGMTQVGQPRHPLYVRSETAPIPYQWAQAKTGS is encoded by the coding sequence GTGAACACAGGCGCTACTTTCGATTCGACTGGACATTATCGCTATAACCTATGGCGAGAGTGGAATGAAGGCCCTCGTCTAGTGTTTGTGATGCTGAACCCCAGCACAGCTAACGAAACCAAGAACGATCCCACGATTCGTCGCTGTATTGGCTTTGCCCAGGCTTGGGGATATGGGGCTGTCGAGGTCGTAAACTTGTTTGCCTATCGCTCAACCCGACCCGAGCAATTGAGCCGCGTTGCGGATCCGATTGGGCCAGAAAATGATCGCTATTTGTTAGCCGCTCAAGAACGAGCCCAAATGCTTTTGTTTGCTTGGGGAAATCAAGGAGTCTTACAACAACGCCATCAGGCAGTTTTGAAGTTGCTCCGACCCAGATTTCAATCCTGCAAGCCGTCCTACGAGTTGGGTTACTGCTTGGGCATGACACAAGTAGGCCAGCCTCGCCACCCTCTTTATGTGAGAAGCGAGACTGCCCCCATTCCTTACCAATGGGCTCAAGCCAAAACGGGCTCTTGA
- a CDS encoding M20/M25/M40 family metallo-hydrolase: MSPPSDEVRYPITNPPLVDADSLFGHITALASERYTQAEREQARAYLVRTLQQLGWSPLSLPFETGVNLLAQRVGTDPTAGAILVAAHYDTVPGSPGADDNASGLAVVLEVARLLRSRPTARSLQVAFFDREEAGLLGSRAFVGNRSLLEDLRGVIVLDMIGFACRSPGCQRYPDGLPPLPLRDQGDFLAVLGDLEHSPLLKPFQAASMPPDLPPVLTLPVPLRGALLPDTLRSDHAPFWLKGIGALLVSDTANLRSPHYHQPSDTIGTLDSKFLAGAAQLVINATTALLESTAPTEATPVNIPTP; this comes from the coding sequence TTGTCTCCCCCCTCAGATGAGGTCAGGTATCCCATCACCAACCCTCCCCTAGTGGATGCTGACAGCCTCTTTGGCCATATTACTGCCCTAGCCTCAGAGCGTTACACACAGGCTGAGCGTGAACAAGCCCGCGCTTACCTGGTTCGGACCTTGCAGCAGTTGGGTTGGTCGCCGTTGTCATTGCCTTTTGAGACGGGTGTTAATCTCTTGGCTCAACGGGTTGGTACTGACCCTACCGCCGGGGCGATTTTGGTTGCAGCCCACTACGACACAGTTCCTGGCTCACCGGGTGCAGATGACAATGCTAGCGGACTGGCTGTAGTGCTGGAGGTAGCTCGTTTGCTTCGTTCCCGGCCCACAGCCCGTAGTTTGCAAGTGGCATTCTTTGATCGCGAAGAGGCAGGACTGCTCGGTAGCCGAGCCTTTGTTGGCAACCGTTCGCTCCTAGAAGATCTGCGTGGGGTCATTGTCCTGGACATGATTGGCTTTGCCTGTCGTAGCCCCGGTTGCCAGCGCTATCCAGACGGGCTACCGCCGCTACCTCTGCGCGACCAAGGCGATTTTCTGGCCGTGCTTGGAGACCTAGAACACTCGCCTCTGCTAAAGCCGTTTCAAGCAGCCTCAATGCCACCAGACCTACCACCAGTTCTGACTCTGCCGGTTCCCCTGCGTGGGGCTTTGCTGCCTGATACTTTGCGTAGTGATCATGCGCCTTTTTGGTTGAAAGGTATCGGGGCGCTCCTCGTCAGCGACACCGCCAACCTGCGTAGCCCCCATTACCATCAGCCCAGTGACACCATCGGAACTTTGGACTCTAAATTTCTTGCCGGGGCTGCACAACTGGTGATCAATGCCACGACTGCGCTGCTGGAGTCAACTGCGCCTACCGAAGCTACACCGGTGAATATCCCAACACCTTAA
- a CDS encoding CpcT/CpeT family chromophore lyase, whose product MTGFTQNSESLSILARCLAGEFENSVQALDAPTWFVHLRLWQRPLPQLLNGNLALFAEQANALYLQNPYRQRILTLQEQQGSIQVQYFAFKEPDAVQGAGADLDRLAQVNLSELQLLPGCVLTVAERNGVFYAESPSETKCYFEYQGEQRQVILGFEASVQQFRSYDRGVDPETGKVLWGAMMGPYEFVKRQDFAGELPL is encoded by the coding sequence GTGACTGGCTTCACCCAAAATTCCGAATCGCTCTCGATTTTGGCTCGCTGCTTGGCGGGGGAGTTTGAAAACTCGGTTCAGGCTTTGGATGCCCCAACCTGGTTTGTACATCTGCGCCTATGGCAACGCCCCTTGCCGCAATTATTGAACGGGAATCTAGCCCTGTTTGCTGAGCAGGCCAATGCGCTCTACTTACAAAACCCTTACCGCCAACGCATATTGACCCTGCAGGAACAGCAAGGCTCAATTCAAGTACAGTATTTCGCCTTTAAAGAGCCAGACGCCGTTCAGGGAGCAGGAGCCGATTTAGATCGCTTGGCGCAGGTCAACCTCAGCGAACTGCAACTGCTACCCGGCTGTGTGCTCACTGTGGCTGAGCGTAACGGAGTTTTTTACGCTGAGTCCCCCTCCGAAACCAAGTGCTACTTCGAATACCAGGGGGAACAGCGTCAGGTCATCCTCGGTTTTGAAGCCAGTGTCCAGCAATTTCGTAGCTATGACCGAGGAGTGGACCCGGAAACTGGCAAGGTACTGTGGGGAGCCATGATGGGACCCTATGAGTTTGTAAAGCGCCAAGACTTCGCTGGCGAGTTACCCCTCTAG
- a CDS encoding TM0106 family RecB-like putative nuclease — translation MLLTAEHLLNYQRCQRRAFLDQRGDLAFRSPPSDFLRKLLEDSALHRREKLSDLTWQSPVYAKGDWQAGAAATQALMGQGVERIFQGVLIVPPEEPEDMALAGIVDLLEKRPGRSDFGDWVYVPIEVKLGKRPKLEYQIVAAFYTQLLAGFQGAWPEEAWLVLREAGLYEVDLWQRVPQMQTVLAGLQETLRASEVPEVFISRSRCSLCHWYGHCYEVAHETNHLSLLPGVTPTRYAALQELGLTSVESLATATPKSLEGIPGFGEMNAHRLIRQARATVLGQAIPYQTITPAQVPTAPVELYFDIEAEPDLELAFLHGVLVVNRVTGEETFYPLLAEQPDQEAIIWQQFLDLVHRYPQSPIFHFCAYEVQTAHRLGQRYGTPPPVIEALVARFVDLHDLVTNSVTLPVESYALKLIARWLGFRWRDQGVDGAQAIIWYNRWRETGDHTYLDAIVRYNEDDCRATYVVKDWLVRECLNQTECQEASG, via the coding sequence ATGCTGCTAACAGCTGAGCACCTGCTGAACTACCAGCGCTGTCAGCGGCGGGCCTTTCTGGACCAGCGCGGCGACCTAGCATTTCGCTCTCCACCCAGTGATTTTTTGCGCAAGTTACTGGAAGACAGCGCGCTGCACCGACGGGAAAAATTAAGCGACTTGACCTGGCAGAGCCCAGTCTATGCCAAGGGCGATTGGCAAGCGGGAGCAGCTGCAACCCAAGCTCTCATGGGGCAGGGCGTTGAGCGCATCTTCCAGGGCGTGCTGATTGTACCGCCAGAAGAACCAGAAGATATGGCTCTAGCAGGTATTGTTGATCTGCTGGAGAAGCGACCTGGACGCTCGGACTTTGGTGATTGGGTCTATGTCCCCATCGAAGTTAAGCTGGGCAAGCGTCCCAAACTGGAATACCAGATCGTTGCCGCTTTTTACACTCAGTTGCTAGCGGGCTTTCAGGGCGCTTGGCCGGAGGAGGCCTGGTTAGTACTGCGTGAGGCGGGGCTGTACGAAGTCGATCTCTGGCAGCGCGTTCCCCAGATGCAAACAGTATTGGCAGGTTTGCAAGAAACGCTGCGAGCGTCTGAGGTGCCAGAGGTTTTCATTTCGCGTAGCCGATGTAGCTTGTGCCACTGGTATGGCCATTGCTATGAAGTGGCACACGAAACCAATCACCTTTCTTTATTGCCAGGGGTCACCCCAACCCGCTATGCCGCTCTGCAAGAACTGGGCCTCACCAGTGTAGAGTCTCTAGCCACCGCCACGCCCAAGAGTCTCGAAGGCATTCCTGGCTTCGGTGAGATGAATGCCCATCGCCTGATTCGCCAAGCCCGCGCCACGGTTTTAGGGCAGGCTATCCCCTATCAAACGATTACACCAGCACAGGTTCCGACTGCTCCGGTTGAGCTTTACTTTGATATTGAGGCCGAGCCCGATCTAGAGTTGGCCTTTTTGCATGGGGTGTTAGTCGTCAATCGGGTTACTGGCGAAGAGACGTTTTATCCGCTGCTGGCAGAGCAACCGGATCAGGAGGCAATAATTTGGCAGCAATTTTTAGACTTAGTACACCGCTATCCCCAGAGTCCCATTTTTCATTTTTGTGCCTATGAGGTGCAGACTGCTCATCGCTTAGGTCAGCGCTATGGCACGCCACCGCCTGTTATTGAGGCTTTAGTTGCCCGCTTTGTAGATTTACACGATCTAGTTACTAATTCGGTAACGCTGCCTGTTGAGAGCTACGCGCTTAAGCTCATCGCCCGCTGGTTGGGCTTCCGCTGGCGCGATCAGGGCGTGGATGGTGCCCAGGCCATTATTTGGTATAACCGTTGGCGCGAAACGGGAGACCACACTTATTTAGATGCGATTGTGCGCTATAACGAGGACGATTGTCGCGCAACCTACGTGGTGAAAGACTGGTTGGTGCGTGAGTGTCTCAATCAAACTGAATGTCAGGAGGCTTCTGGCTGA
- a CDS encoding 6-carboxytetrahydropterin synthase, with the protein MKCIINRRAEFSASHRYWLPELGDEENQKRFGPVGRFPGHGHNYVLYVAMEGDLDEYGMVLNLSDVKQVIKREVTKPLNFSYLNEVWPEFEQTLPTTENIARVIWQRLAPHLPIVRVQVFEHPELWAEYRGNNMEAFLSISTHFSAAHRLALPHLSYEENCEIYGKCARPHGHGHNYHLEVTIKGNLDPRTGMVADLVALQKAVEDYVVEPFDHTFLNKDIPYFAEVVPTAENIAVHIRDLLTVPIRELGAELHCIKLIESPNNSAEVYGPSPSVLKPELAAQEPVLA; encoded by the coding sequence ATGAAGTGTATTATCAACCGCCGTGCTGAGTTCTCGGCGAGCCACCGCTACTGGTTACCCGAACTAGGCGATGAGGAGAACCAGAAGCGTTTTGGCCCAGTCGGACGCTTTCCTGGCCACGGCCATAATTACGTGCTCTATGTGGCGATGGAAGGCGACCTGGACGAGTACGGCATGGTTTTGAACCTGTCGGATGTCAAGCAGGTGATCAAGCGGGAAGTGACTAAGCCTCTCAACTTCTCGTATTTGAATGAGGTTTGGCCTGAGTTTGAGCAAACATTGCCCACCACCGAAAATATCGCTCGCGTAATTTGGCAACGCTTAGCTCCCCACCTGCCGATCGTCCGCGTTCAAGTATTTGAGCATCCCGAACTTTGGGCTGAATACCGAGGAAATAACATGGAAGCTTTTCTGAGCATCAGCACTCACTTCAGTGCCGCCCATCGTTTAGCTCTGCCCCATTTGAGCTATGAAGAAAACTGTGAGATCTACGGCAAGTGTGCTCGTCCTCACGGCCACGGCCACAATTACCATTTGGAAGTGACGATCAAAGGCAACTTAGATCCGCGTACGGGCATGGTTGCTGATTTGGTTGCCTTGCAAAAAGCGGTTGAGGACTATGTTGTGGAGCCCTTCGACCACACTTTTCTCAACAAAGATATTCCCTACTTTGCTGAGGTTGTGCCAACGGCTGAGAATATTGCTGTGCACATTCGGGATTTGTTGACTGTCCCAATTCGGGAACTGGGCGCAGAACTACACTGCATCAAACTGATTGAAAGCCCCAACAATTCTGCTGAAGTCTATGGCCCCAGCCCTAGCGTTCTCAAGCCAGAATTAGCAGCTCAAGAGCCCGTTTTGGCTTGA